One Maribacter dokdonensis DSW-8 genomic region harbors:
- a CDS encoding acetyl-CoA C-acyltransferase: MKTAYIVKGYRTAVGKAPKGVFRFKRTDELAAETIEYMMKELPNLDKKRIDDVIVGNAMPEGSQGLNMARLISLMGLDIVDVPGVTVNRFCSSGIETIGIATAKIQSGMADCIIAGGAESMSSVPMTGYKTELNYDVVKAGHEDYYWGMGNTAEAVANEYKVSREDQDEFAYNSHMKALRAQAEDRFQDQIVPIEVEETYVGADGKKATKKYTVTKDEGPRAGTSTAVLNKLRPVFAAGGSVTAGNSSQMSDGAAFVMVMSEEMVKELNLEPIARLVNYAAAGVPPRIMGIGPVAAVPKALKQAGLKQDDIKLIELNEAFASQSLAVIRELGLNQDIVNVNGGAIALGHPLGCTGAKLSVQLFDEMRKRNMQGQYGMVTMCVGTGQGAAGIFEFLK, from the coding sequence ATGAAAACAGCATATATAGTTAAAGGTTATAGAACAGCGGTAGGTAAAGCACCTAAGGGAGTTTTTCGCTTTAAACGTACCGATGAATTGGCAGCGGAAACCATCGAGTATATGATGAAAGAATTGCCAAATTTAGATAAAAAACGAATTGATGACGTCATCGTTGGTAATGCTATGCCAGAAGGTTCCCAAGGTTTAAACATGGCACGTTTAATCTCACTTATGGGATTGGACATTGTTGATGTTCCTGGAGTTACCGTCAACAGATTTTGTTCATCTGGTATTGAAACTATTGGTATAGCAACTGCAAAAATTCAATCTGGAATGGCAGATTGCATTATTGCAGGTGGTGCTGAAAGTATGAGTTCAGTACCTATGACCGGTTACAAAACAGAATTAAATTATGACGTTGTAAAAGCAGGTCATGAGGATTACTACTGGGGAATGGGAAATACCGCTGAGGCAGTTGCCAACGAGTATAAAGTATCTCGTGAGGATCAAGATGAATTTGCCTATAATTCTCATATGAAAGCCCTTCGTGCTCAAGCGGAAGACCGCTTTCAAGACCAAATAGTGCCTATTGAGGTAGAAGAAACCTATGTAGGTGCCGATGGTAAAAAAGCGACCAAAAAATATACCGTAACAAAAGATGAAGGGCCAAGAGCGGGTACATCAACTGCCGTATTGAATAAGCTTAGACCAGTATTTGCAGCCGGTGGTAGTGTTACAGCTGGTAACTCTTCTCAAATGAGTGATGGTGCTGCTTTTGTAATGGTGATGAGCGAAGAAATGGTAAAAGAATTAAATCTTGAGCCTATTGCCCGTCTTGTTAATTATGCCGCTGCTGGTGTACCACCAAGAATTATGGGTATTGGTCCTGTAGCCGCGGTGCCAAAAGCACTTAAACAAGCCGGTCTAAAACAAGATGATATAAAACTGATTGAATTGAATGAAGCTTTTGCATCTCAATCCCTTGCAGTTATTAGAGAACTAGGCTTAAATCAAGATATTGTAAATGTTAATGGTGGCGCAATTGCTTTAGGCCATCCGTTAGGTTGTACAGGAGCTAAATTATCGGTTCAGCTTTTTGATGAAATGCGTAAAAGAAATATGCAAGGACAGTACGGTATGGTTACTATGTGCGTAGGTACTGGACAAGGTGCCGCAGGCATATTCGAATTTTTAAAATAA
- a CDS encoding AMP-dependent synthetase/ligase — MQKVTRLFDFPYYQLEKHALDKALVSKKNGKWISTSTQEYINKANAISRGLLRLGVQPNDKIAVISLTNRTEWNIMDIGILQLGAQNVPVYPTISEEDYAYVLNHSEAKYCFVSCGEVYEKVAAIKDQVPSLKNIYSFDDLSDCESWEKVLELGEDTTNQKEVDKLKDEVSPDNLATLIYTSGTTGRPKGVMLSHNNLVSNAIESSKRFPIVDGETKALSFLPLCHVYERMLIYLYQFRGVTIYYAESLDKISDNLKETSPHVMTAVPRLLEKVYDKIYAKGTELTGIKKKLFFWAVELGLKYEPYGKNGWWYETQLSIARKLIFSKWKEGLGGNLSLIASGSAALQPRLSRIFNAAEFGLMEGYGLSETSPVISVNDMRVGGFKIGTVGKPIDRTEVKIAADGEICIKGPQVMMGYYKDPEKTKEVIVDGYFLTGDIGELDSEGFLKITDRKKEMFKTSGGKYVAPQLLENRFKQSRFIEQIMVVGEGEKMPAALIQPDFEFLKEWAAIHKIDINTNSDIIKNEQVLARYQQEIDEANEKFAKWEKVKQFRLTPDIWSIDGGHLTPTMKLKRKVIKEKYISLYNDIYEH; from the coding sequence ATGCAAAAAGTTACCCGTCTTTTTGACTTCCCATATTATCAGCTAGAAAAGCATGCCTTAGATAAGGCCTTGGTGTCAAAAAAAAATGGAAAGTGGATTAGTACATCTACGCAAGAGTATATCAACAAAGCAAATGCCATTAGTCGTGGGTTATTACGATTAGGCGTGCAGCCCAACGATAAAATCGCCGTTATTTCACTTACCAATAGAACCGAATGGAATATTATGGATATTGGCATTCTTCAACTTGGTGCACAGAACGTACCGGTGTACCCCACCATATCCGAAGAAGATTATGCCTATGTGCTAAACCATTCTGAGGCAAAATATTGTTTTGTTTCCTGTGGTGAAGTATATGAAAAAGTAGCAGCGATCAAAGATCAGGTGCCTAGTTTAAAAAATATCTATTCATTTGATGACCTATCGGATTGTGAAAGTTGGGAAAAAGTATTGGAACTAGGTGAAGACACCACTAACCAAAAGGAAGTCGATAAACTAAAAGATGAGGTTTCTCCAGATAATCTGGCAACGTTAATTTATACTTCTGGTACTACGGGAAGACCTAAAGGTGTAATGCTTTCACACAACAATTTGGTTAGTAATGCCATTGAAAGCTCTAAACGTTTTCCTATTGTTGATGGTGAAACTAAGGCGTTAAGCTTTTTACCTCTGTGCCATGTTTACGAGCGCATGCTAATTTACCTATACCAATTTAGAGGCGTAACCATTTATTATGCTGAATCATTGGATAAAATAAGTGACAACCTAAAAGAAACCAGTCCGCATGTTATGACAGCGGTACCACGACTTTTAGAAAAAGTATATGATAAAATTTACGCCAAGGGTACAGAACTTACCGGCATAAAAAAGAAATTGTTCTTCTGGGCCGTGGAGCTCGGATTAAAATATGAACCATACGGTAAAAATGGTTGGTGGTATGAAACACAACTTTCTATAGCTAGAAAACTAATTTTTAGTAAATGGAAAGAAGGACTGGGAGGCAATCTTAGTTTGATCGCCTCGGGTAGCGCAGCCCTACAACCAAGATTATCTCGAATTTTCAACGCTGCCGAATTTGGATTAATGGAGGGCTATGGTTTATCTGAAACTTCTCCGGTGATTTCAGTGAACGATATGCGTGTTGGTGGTTTTAAAATTGGAACTGTTGGTAAACCTATAGACCGTACAGAAGTAAAGATTGCAGCAGACGGTGAAATTTGCATAAAAGGTCCTCAGGTAATGATGGGGTATTACAAAGACCCTGAAAAAACCAAAGAGGTTATTGTTGATGGCTATTTCTTAACCGGTGATATAGGTGAGCTTGATAGCGAGGGGTTCCTAAAAATAACCGATCGTAAAAAGGAAATGTTCAAAACCTCTGGAGGTAAATATGTAGCACCGCAATTATTGGAGAACCGCTTTAAGCAGTCTAGATTCATTGAGCAAATAATGGTAGTAGGCGAAGGCGAAAAAATGCCGGCTGCACTTATTCAGCCAGATTTTGAATTTTTAAAAGAATGGGCGGCAATACACAAAATTGATATTAACACGAATTCAGATATTATTAAGAACGAGCAAGTATTAGCAAGGTATCAGCAAGAAATTGACGAGGCCAACGAAAAGTTCGCAAAATGGGAAAAGGTAAAACAGTTTAGACTTACCCCGGATATTTGGAGCATTGACGGTGGACACTTAACTCCCACCATGAAGTTGAAGAGAAAAGTTATAAAGGAAAAATACATTTCTCTGTATAATGATATTTATGAGCATTAA
- a CDS encoding 3-hydroxyacyl-CoA dehydrogenase/enoyl-CoA hydratase family protein: MNKHIKKVAVIGSGIMGSGIACHFANIGVEVLLLDIVPRELNDKEKAKGLTLEDKVVRNRMVNDSLTAALKSKPSPIYHQKFANRITTGNLEDDIAKVSKVDWIIEVVVERLDIKKQVFENLEKYRTPGTLITSNTSGIPIKFMSEGRSEDFQKHFCGTHFFNPARYLKLFEIIPGPKTSPEVLEFLNGYGEKFLGKTSVVAKDTPAFIGNRIGIFSIQSLFHMVKEMDMTVEEVDKLTGPVIGRPKSATFRTVDVVGLDTLVHVANGIYDNCTDDERHDLFKLPDFISTMMENKWLGSKTGQGFYKKSKDDKGKTEILTLDLDSMEYRSKKSAKFGTLELTKTIDKVVDRFAVLVGGKDKAGEFYRKSFGQLFAYVSHRIPEITDELYKIDDAMKAGFGWEHGPFQIWDAVGVDKGLEFIKAEGLEAAAWVHEMKASGNNSFYAVKDGATYYYDIPKKSVEKIPGQDSFIILDNIRKSKEVFKNSGVVVEDLGDGILNVEFQSKMNTIGGDVLAGLNKAIDMAEKDFQGLVVGNQAANFSVGANIGMIFMMAVEQEYDELNMAIKMFQDTMMRMRYSAIPTISAPHGMTLGGGCELSLHADMVVAAAETYIGLVEFGVGVIPGGGGSKEFAVRAQDTFKKNDVELNVLQEYFLTIGMAKVSTSAYEAYDLGILQHGKDIIVVNKDRQIATAKAYAKLMAEQGYTQPVKRSDIKVLGKQALGMFLVGTDSMEASHYISEHDKKIANKLAYVMAGGDLSEPTLVNEQYLLDLEREAFLSLCTERKTLERIQHMLKTGKPLRN, encoded by the coding sequence ATGAACAAGCACATTAAAAAAGTAGCAGTAATTGGCTCAGGGATAATGGGTAGTGGTATTGCCTGCCATTTTGCAAATATTGGCGTAGAGGTTTTATTGCTAGATATTGTTCCTCGTGAACTAAATGATAAAGAAAAAGCCAAAGGCTTAACATTAGAAGACAAAGTAGTACGCAATAGAATGGTGAACGATTCTTTGACGGCAGCGTTGAAATCAAAACCATCTCCTATTTATCATCAGAAATTTGCAAATCGTATTACAACTGGAAACTTAGAAGATGATATCGCAAAAGTATCTAAGGTAGATTGGATCATTGAAGTAGTTGTTGAACGCTTAGATATTAAAAAACAAGTATTTGAAAATTTAGAAAAGTACCGTACACCTGGTACGCTAATTACTTCCAACACTTCTGGTATTCCGATCAAGTTTATGTCGGAAGGTAGAAGTGAAGATTTCCAAAAGCACTTTTGTGGCACTCACTTTTTTAACCCAGCACGTTACCTAAAGCTTTTTGAAATTATTCCAGGTCCCAAAACTTCGCCTGAGGTATTAGAGTTTTTAAACGGTTACGGAGAAAAATTCTTAGGAAAAACTTCAGTTGTTGCTAAAGATACTCCTGCATTTATAGGTAATAGAATAGGAATATTCAGCATCCAGAGCCTTTTCCATATGGTTAAGGAAATGGACATGACCGTTGAAGAAGTAGACAAACTTACAGGTCCGGTTATTGGTAGACCAAAATCGGCCACCTTTAGAACAGTTGATGTAGTTGGCTTAGACACCCTTGTTCATGTTGCTAATGGTATATACGATAACTGTACCGATGATGAGCGCCACGACCTGTTTAAATTACCTGATTTCATCAGCACCATGATGGAGAATAAATGGTTGGGCAGTAAAACCGGACAAGGATTCTATAAAAAGTCTAAAGATGATAAGGGCAAGACCGAAATTTTGACCCTTGATTTGGATTCGATGGAGTATCGCTCTAAAAAGAGCGCAAAATTCGGCACATTAGAGTTGACCAAAACTATTGATAAAGTTGTTGATCGTTTTGCTGTACTCGTTGGTGGAAAAGACAAGGCAGGAGAATTTTACAGAAAAAGTTTTGGACAATTATTTGCCTATGTATCGCACAGAATTCCTGAAATTACCGATGAGCTTTATAAGATTGACGATGCAATGAAAGCTGGTTTTGGTTGGGAACATGGTCCTTTCCAAATTTGGGATGCCGTTGGCGTTGACAAAGGATTGGAGTTCATCAAAGCAGAAGGTCTAGAAGCTGCTGCTTGGGTACATGAAATGAAAGCTTCTGGTAATAATTCTTTCTATGCAGTTAAAGATGGGGCTACCTATTACTATGATATCCCTAAAAAATCCGTAGAAAAAATACCGGGACAAGATTCCTTTATTATTCTTGATAATATTAGAAAATCCAAAGAAGTTTTCAAAAACAGCGGTGTTGTTGTTGAAGACTTAGGAGACGGAATCCTAAATGTGGAGTTCCAATCTAAAATGAATACCATTGGTGGTGATGTTTTAGCCGGACTAAATAAAGCCATTGATATGGCCGAAAAAGATTTTCAAGGTTTAGTCGTTGGTAACCAAGCTGCAAACTTCTCTGTTGGAGCCAATATTGGTATGATTTTTATGATGGCGGTGGAGCAAGAATATGATGAGCTGAATATGGCCATTAAAATGTTCCAAGACACCATGATGCGTATGCGCTATTCCGCTATTCCAACAATATCCGCCCCTCATGGTATGACCTTAGGTGGTGGTTGCGAGCTTTCTTTACATGCAGACATGGTAGTCGCAGCAGCTGAAACCTATATAGGACTTGTTGAGTTTGGTGTTGGGGTTATTCCTGGCGGTGGTGGCTCTAAAGAATTTGCTGTTAGAGCACAAGACACTTTTAAAAAGAACGATGTAGAATTAAATGTTCTTCAAGAATACTTTTTAACTATTGGTATGGCAAAGGTTTCCACTTCTGCATATGAAGCTTACGACCTAGGAATACTGCAACATGGCAAAGATATAATTGTAGTAAATAAGGACAGGCAAATTGCAACTGCTAAGGCATATGCAAAACTAATGGCGGAGCAAGGTTATACGCAACCTGTAAAACGTTCAGATATCAAAGTCTTAGGAAAACAGGCATTAGGTATGTTCTTAGTAGGAACAGATTCTATGGAGGCTAGCCATTATATCAGTGAACATGATAAGAAAATTGCGAATAAGCTTGCGTATGTAATGGCAGGTGGCGATTTATCTGAACCTACTTTGGTAAACGAGCAGTACCTGTTAGATTTAGAAAGAGAAGCTTTCCTTTCACTGTGTACCGAAAGAAAAACGTTAGAGAGAATTCAGCACATGTTGAAAACCGGAAAACCGTTACGTAATTAA
- a CDS encoding MarR family winged helix-turn-helix transcriptional regulator, translating to MKEATIDYALRATWQAVARMYNEEAKKFDSTMAVGFTLLSIDPKAGTPSTSLGPKMGMEATSLSRILKSMEQKGLIIRKPNPKDGRGVLIYLTEFGLEKRNDSKNTVIRFNEVVKDEVTDEKLAHFFEVTEAINKLIADKKLF from the coding sequence ATGAAAGAAGCAACGATAGATTATGCGTTGAGAGCTACATGGCAAGCTGTAGCAAGAATGTATAATGAGGAAGCAAAGAAATTTGATTCTACTATGGCCGTTGGCTTTACTTTATTGAGCATTGACCCAAAAGCAGGTACACCTTCAACTTCCCTAGGACCAAAAATGGGAATGGAAGCTACCAGCCTCTCCAGAATTTTAAAAAGTATGGAGCAAAAAGGTCTAATTATAAGAAAACCAAATCCTAAAGATGGTAGAGGTGTTCTTATTTATTTGACAGAATTTGGATTGGAAAAAAGAAACGATTCAAAAAACACTGTCATTAGATTTAATGAAGTAGTTAAAGATGAAGTTACCGATGAAAAGCTTGCCCATTTTTTTGAAGTTACAGAAGCCATAAACAAGCTTATCGCAGACAAAAAATTATTTTAA